Sequence from the Janthinobacterium lividum genome:
GGTATTCGGTTTATCGTTGCTCATTGATCAATGCGGAAGAGTGACAGTAAAAAGCATTTTACCGTACCGCAAGCGCTTTATAAGCACGTATTTGCCCCCATATCCCAGCATGCAAGCGACGCGGGCGCCGTTCTATAGGATAATTCGCCTTTAATTAGTAGAAAAACGTGACCCCGGAGCCTTTTATGGAAAATTTATATAACGTCCTCGGTGTCGCGCCCAATGCCAGCGACGATGAAATCAAGAAGGTTTACCGTTCGCTGGCCATGCGCTTCCACCCCGACCGCAACCAGGCCCCCGGCGCCGAGGCGCGCTTCAAGAGCGTGACTAAGGCGTATGAAATCCTGGCCGACCCGGCCAAGCGCGCCGAGTACGACCAGAGCGTGAACCACCGCATCATCATCGACCCGGAAGCGGAAGCCTATGCCCTGTGGTGCGGCGTGTTCCGCCTGCATGGCACCGTCCTACCGGCAGATTAAGCCTGCTGGCGGCTGTCCGGCCAGCCTGAATGATTTGAAAAACAACAAACAATGGTGCTTTTGCTTCTAAGTAAAAGTGCCGCGCACCACATTGGAAAGCACAGCATGAGAAGAGTACACCCTGAATTCGCGTACCAGTCGCGCGAGCTGGAAGGCCAGATCGAAGGCATCCTCGGCGACCCGCCGAACCGCAAGAACTACAAAAGCATGGTCGACGCCCTGGTCGGTGAATACGCGAGCGGCGGCGGCATCGAAGACGTGAACATGCTGGCCTTCGCGCTGGTCGACCACATCACCTTCAGCGACCCGAAAGGCTTGCTGGCCGAAAGCGAAGACTACGAATTCGGCGATACGGCCCGCGTGTTTTCCATGGCCGCGTGCGCCGCGCCGGAAGCGGCGAAGATGTACGCCGCCATCGAAGAGAGCTTCCCCGACCTGGCGCGCCAGGCCATCAT
This genomic interval carries:
- a CDS encoding DnaJ domain-containing protein, with translation MENLYNVLGVAPNASDDEIKKVYRSLAMRFHPDRNQAPGAEARFKSVTKAYEILADPAKRAEYDQSVNHRIIIDPEAEAYALWCGVFRLHGTVLPAD